Proteins encoded by one window of Bacteroidales bacterium:
- a CDS encoding ATP-binding protein → MEIQRYLKEPIESRLNGDKNKIVILYGARQTGKTTLATHILDASGKKVMAVNADQQKYIDVLSSKDARKLKGLIGKNEILFIDEAQRIPDIGINLKIIHEELPELRVFITGSSSIHIATQVAEALTGRKFVFSLYPLSLKELNYHYSSFEIDDMLEELLIYGSYPEVFTEQGYHEKKLILEELGNSYLYKDIFELTGIRNKKKLSDLLRLLAFQIGSEVSIHELSQQLNLSRDAVNHYLYLLEQSFVIFRLSGFSRNLRKEISKMDKFYFYDNGIRNMIINNYNPKPYRNDLGELWENFVLAERQKYLSYLQIPVNNYFWRIYTGGEIDYIEEHSGNLWGYEIKLNKSAKTKPPKTWTKSYPESSFEVISRENYQQFLI, encoded by the coding sequence ATGGAAATCCAAAGATATTTGAAAGAACCAATCGAATCACGATTAAATGGGGATAAAAACAAAATTGTGATTCTTTATGGAGCCCGTCAAACCGGGAAAACTACCCTGGCAACACATATCCTTGATGCGTCAGGAAAAAAAGTTATGGCTGTAAATGCTGATCAGCAAAAATATATCGATGTTTTATCAAGTAAAGATGCCCGAAAACTGAAGGGACTGATTGGTAAGAACGAAATTTTATTTATTGATGAAGCACAGCGTATTCCTGACATCGGGATCAATTTAAAAATAATCCATGAAGAGTTACCGGAATTAAGAGTGTTTATTACCGGTTCCTCTTCGATACATATTGCTACTCAGGTGGCGGAAGCATTAACCGGCAGAAAATTCGTATTTTCTTTATATCCACTTTCGTTAAAAGAGCTGAATTATCATTACAGTTCATTTGAAATCGATGATATGCTGGAAGAATTACTAATTTATGGAAGCTATCCCGAGGTGTTTACTGAGCAAGGGTATCATGAAAAGAAGCTGATTCTGGAAGAATTAGGAAATTCTTACCTATACAAAGATATTTTTGAACTCACAGGAATCCGCAATAAAAAAAAATTGTCTGATTTATTACGATTATTGGCTTTTCAAATCGGAAGCGAAGTATCCATCCATGAACTGAGCCAACAATTAAACCTCAGCCGTGATGCCGTTAACCATTATTTGTATTTGCTGGAACAATCCTTTGTTATTTTTAGATTATCCGGTTTCAGCAGAAATCTTAGAAAAGAAATTTCCAAGATGGATAAATTTTATTTTTACGACAATGGAATTAGGAATATGATTATAAACAATTACAACCCGAAGCCTTACCGGAATGATCTTGGAGAGCTTTGGGAAAATTTTGTTCTGGCAGAACGTCAAAAATATTTAAGTTATCTCCAAATACCTGTGAATAATTACTTCTGGCGGATCTACACCGGCGGAGAGATTGATTATATTGAGGAACATAGTGGAAATTTATGGGGTTATGAGATAAAACTTAATAAATCAGCAAAAACAAAACCACCAAAGACATGGACTAAATCTTATCCCGAAAGTTCGTTTGAGGTAATAAGCAGGGAAAATTATCAGCAGTTTTTGATTTAA